In Sander lucioperca isolate FBNREF2018 chromosome 12, SLUC_FBN_1.2, whole genome shotgun sequence, one DNA window encodes the following:
- the LOC116059486 gene encoding natural resistance-associated macrophage protein 2-like isoform X2, whose translation MSFLRSVRAPPPENIHISSLPPSVPTDQEPGPTGGQDGDVEREKAVIQTTHTHRVSSVFLQKQNNEPVSSTYFEQRVPVPEEDSQRGFSLRKLWAFTGPGFLMSIAYLDPGNIESDLQSGAKAGFKLLWVLLAATIIGLLLQRLAARLGVVTGMHLAEVCNRQYHTVPRIILWLMVELAIIGSDMQEVIGCAIAFNLLSSGRIPLWGGVLITIIDTFVFLFLDKYGLRKLEAFFGLLITIMAITFGYEYVTVSPDQGQLLKGMFVPYCEGCGPVQLAQAVGIVGAVIMPHNIYLHSALVKSREVDRSNKEEVKEANKYFFIESTVALFVSFLINVFVVAVFAEAFYGRTNQEVYSVCNQTGSPHLDIFPLNNQTLEVNLYKGGVVLGCFFGPAALYIWAVGILAAGQSSTMTGTYSGQFVMEGFLNLRWSRFARVLLTRSMAITPTLLVAIFQDVQHLTGMNDFLNVLQSMQSV comes from the exons ATGTCCTTTCTGCGGTCAG TCAGAGCCCCCCCTCCTGAGAACATCCACATCTCCTCTCTGCCTCCCAGTGTTCCCACAGATCAGGAGCCAGGACCGACTGGAGGACAGG ACGGTGACGTGGAGCGAGAGAAGGCAGTGAtccagaccacacacacacacagagtgtccTCTGTCTTCCTCCAGAAACAGAATAATGAACCAGTTTCTAGTACTTACTTTGAACAGAGGGTCCCTGTTCCTGAGGAGGACAGCCAG AGGGGGTTCAGTCTCCGTAAGCTGTGGGCCTTCACCGGGCCGGGCTTTCTGATGAGCATCGCCTACCTGGACCCAGGTAACATCGAGTCTGACCTGCAGTCTGGTGCTAAAGCTGGCTTCAAG CTCCTCTGGGTGCTGCTGGCAGCCACCATCATCGGCCTGCTGCTGCAGCGGCTGGCGGCGCGGCTCGGCGTCGTCACAGGGATGCACCTGGCCGAAGTCTGCAACCGCCAGTACCACACG GTGCCTCGTATCATCCTGTGGTTAATGGTGGAGCTGGCCATCATCGGCTCAGACATGCAGGAGGTCATTGGTTGTGCCATCGCTTTCAACCTGCTCTCCTCCGGCAG gatccCTTTGTGGGGTGGCGTCCTCATCACCATCATCGACACGTTTGTCTTCCTCTTCTTAGACAAATACG GCCTCAGGAAGCTGGAAGCCTTCTTTGGTTTGCTCATCACCATCATGGCCATCACCTTTGGATACGAG TATGTGACAGTGAGTCCAGACCAGGGCCAGCTGCTGAAGGGGATGTTTGTGCCGTACTGCGAGGGCTGCGGCCCGGTTCAGCTGGCTCAGGCCGTCGGCATTGTGGGAGCCGTCATCATGCCTCACAACATTTACCTCCACTCTGCTCTCGTCAAG TCTCGAGAAGTGGATCGTTCGAACAAGGAAGAAGTGAAAGAGGCCAACAAATATTTCTTCATTGAGTCGACCGTCGCGCTGTTTGTCTCTTTCCTCATCAACGTGTTTGTGGTGGCTGTTTTCGCCGAGGCTTTCTACGGACGCACGAACCAAGAGGTG TACAGCGTCTGCAATCAAACAGGAAGTCCTCATTTAGACATATTCCCTCTGAACAATCAAACTCTGGAGGTGAACCTCTATAAAGGG GGAGTGGTGCTTGGCTGTTTCTTCGGCCCGGCAGCACTTTACATCTGGGCCGTAGGGATCCTTGCAGCTGGTCAGAGCTCCACCATGACTGGAACGTACTCCGGCCAGTTTGTCATGGAG GGTTTCTTGAACCTGCGCTGGTCGCGTTTTGCTCGGGTGTTGTTGACCCGCTCCATGGCCATCACTCCCACCCTGCTGGTGGCCATCTTCCAGGACGTGCAGCACCTGACGGGCATGAACGACTTCCTCAACGTGCTGCAGAGCATGCAG